A region from the Symphalangus syndactylus isolate Jambi chromosome 2, NHGRI_mSymSyn1-v2.1_pri, whole genome shotgun sequence genome encodes:
- the HELLS gene encoding lymphoid-specific helicase isoform X8, with translation MRYSFESWFDITSLSETAEDIIAKEREQNVLHMLHQILTPFLLRRLKSDVALEVPPKREVVVYAPLSKKQEIFYTAIVNRTIANMFGSSEKETIELSPTGRPKRRTRKSINYSKIDDFPNELEKLISQIQPEVDRERTVVEVNIPVESEVNLKLQNIMMLLRKCCNHPYLIEYPIDPVTQEFKIDEELVTNSGKFLILDRMLPELKKRGHKVLLFSQMTSMLDILMDYCHLRDFNFSRLDGSMSYSEREKNMHSFNTDPEVFIFLVSTRAGGLGINLTAADTVIIYDSDWNPQSDLQAQDRCHRIGQTKPVVVYRLVTANTIDQKIVERAAAKRKLEKLIIHKNHFKGGQSGLNLSKNFLDPKELMELLKSRDYEREIKGSREKVISDKDLELLLDRSDLIDQMNASGPIKEKMGIFKILENSEDSSPECLF, from the exons CTTTGAGTCTTGGTTTGACATCACTAGTCTTTCTGAAACTGCTGAAGATATTATTGCTAAAGAAAGAGAACAGAATGTATTGCATATGCTGCACCAG attttaacACCTTTCTTATTGAGAAGACTGAAGTCTGATGTTGCTCTTGAAGTTCCTCCTAAACGAGAAGTAGTCGTTTATGCTCCACTTTCAAAGAAGCAGGAGATCTTTTATACAGCCATTGTGAACCGTACAATTGCAAACATGTTTGGATCCAGTGAG AAAGAAACAATTGAGTTAAGTCCTACTGGTCGACCAAAACGACGAACTAGAAAATCAATAAATTACAGCAAAATAGATGATTTCCCTAATGAATTGGAAAAATTGATCAGTCAAATACAGCCAGAGGTGGACCGAGAAAG AACTGTTGTGGAAGTGAATATCCCTGTAGAATCTGAAGTTAATCTGAAGCTGCAGAATATAATGATGCTACTTCGTAAATGTTGTAATCATCCGTATTTGATTGAGTATCCTATAGACCCTGTTACACAAGAGTTTAAG ATCGATGAAGAATTGGTAACAAATTCTGGGAAATTCTTGATTTTGGATCGAATGCTGCCAGAACTAAAAAAAAGAGGTCACAAG GTGCTGCTTTTTTCACAAATGACAAGCATGTTGGACATTTTGATGGATTACTGCCATCTCAGAGATTTCAACTTCAGCAGGCTTGATGGGTCCATGTCTTactcagagagagaaaaaaat ATGCACAGCTTCAACACAGATCCAGAAGTGTTTATCTTCTTAGTGAGTACACGAGCTGGTGGCCTGGGCATTAATCTGACTGCAGCAGATACAGTTATCATTTATGATAGTGATTGG AACCCCCAGTCGGATCTTCAGGCCCAGGATAGATGTCATAGAATTGGTCAGACAAAGCCAGTTGTTGTTTATCGCCTTGTTACAGCAAATACTATTGATCAGAAAATTGTGGAAAGAGCAGCTGCTAAAAGGAAACTGGAAAAGTTGATCATCCATAAAA atcattTCAAAGGTGGTCAGTCTGGATTAAATCTGTCTAAGAATTTCTTAGATCCTAAGGAATTAATGGAATTATTAAAATCTAGAGATTATGAAAg gGAAATAAAAGGATCAAGAGAGAAGGTCATTAGTGATAAAGATCTAGAGTTGTTGTTAGATCGAAGTGATCTTATTG ATCAAATGAATGCTTCAGGACCAATTAAAGAGAAGATGGGGATATTCAAGATATTAGAAAATTCTGAAGATTCCAGTCCTGAATGTTTGTTTTAA